The following proteins come from a genomic window of Nautilia profundicola AmH:
- a CDS encoding DUF58 domain-containing protein has translation MKTNAIIIKTKKRIFGNLLGRNLSKFKGSGLDFKEFREYVYGEDSKKIDWKVSAKINKPLVKEYDEERELRIIIAVLKSGTLYFGSRKLKTELIAEIIATLGIAALEEDNKIECLFLGKNKKIFKPTKNKKSVYSFVEYTLKTEYLEEDYTQKDIDFLNSFKKSLLFIIGDFLKPVEINTLKHETYIINVRDRFEEDPKFKGYTEIVDPVNLNSINVNFTNSTVKKLKKHINKIDKALITQCKKHKIPYTKIYTDEEPIHKLIKLVR, from the coding sequence ATGAAAACAAACGCGATAATAATCAAAACAAAAAAAAGAATTTTCGGAAACCTGCTTGGGAGAAACCTGTCCAAATTCAAAGGTAGCGGCCTTGATTTTAAAGAATTCAGGGAATACGTATACGGAGAAGATTCTAAAAAAATCGACTGGAAAGTATCCGCTAAAATAAATAAACCTCTTGTAAAAGAATACGACGAAGAGAGGGAACTTAGAATCATCATTGCCGTTTTAAAAAGCGGAACACTCTATTTCGGAAGCAGAAAACTAAAAACAGAACTGATTGCGGAAATCATCGCCACTTTGGGAATAGCCGCACTTGAAGAAGACAATAAAATAGAATGCCTCTTTCTTGGAAAAAACAAAAAAATTTTCAAACCCACCAAAAACAAAAAAAGCGTATATTCTTTCGTGGAATATACATTAAAAACCGAATATTTAGAAGAGGACTACACACAAAAAGATATCGATTTTTTAAACAGTTTTAAAAAGTCCCTTCTTTTCATAATCGGGGATTTTTTAAAGCCTGTTGAAATTAATACGCTAAAACACGAAACATACATAATAAACGTAAGAGACAGATTTGAAGAAGACCCTAAATTCAAAGGATATACGGAAATAGTCGACCCTGTCAATTTAAATTCCATAAACGTTAATTTTACAAATTCAACCGTTAAAAAATTAAAAAAACATATCAATAAAATAGATAAGGCTCTTATAACACAGTGTAAAAAACATAAAATCCCTTATACAAAAATTTATACCGATGAAGAGCCT
- a CDS encoding AAA family ATPase, with protein sequence MQVLQNIKQEISKVIIGHEHLIDSMLISLITGGHLLVEGVPGIAKTKSVLTLAKTIGLDFKRVQFTPDLLPSDITGIEIYNPKTNEFEIKKGPVFTNLLLADEINRAPAKVQSALLEVMQEMQVTIANETFKLTPPFLVIATQNPIEQEGTYPLPEAQLDRFIMKINVTYNTLEEEILIVKAQNSQEPEQVATIEDILNLQKQLNNIHMDEELLKYIAKITHATREPQKYGVETAEYIEYGASPRATIAMYNCSKAYAMIQNKDYVTPLDIIKVAKDVLRHRIILNYKAEIDEVTVDKVINDVIKAIDIP encoded by the coding sequence ATGCAGGTACTTCAAAATATCAAACAAGAAATATCAAAAGTTATAATAGGCCACGAGCATTTAATAGATTCCATGCTGATTTCATTAATAACGGGCGGCCATTTATTGGTTGAAGGTGTTCCGGGAATTGCGAAAACAAAAAGTGTTTTAACATTGGCAAAAACGATAGGACTTGATTTTAAAAGAGTTCAGTTTACTCCGGATTTGCTTCCGAGCGATATTACGGGAATTGAAATTTACAATCCTAAAACAAATGAATTTGAAATAAAAAAAGGTCCCGTTTTTACAAACCTGCTTTTAGCGGATGAAATCAACAGAGCCCCGGCAAAAGTCCAAAGTGCGCTTTTGGAAGTCATGCAGGAGATGCAGGTTACTATCGCAAACGAAACATTTAAACTGACCCCTCCTTTTTTGGTTATAGCCACACAAAATCCGATTGAACAGGAAGGTACTTATCCTCTTCCCGAAGCACAGCTTGACAGGTTTATTATGAAAATAAACGTAACGTATAACACTTTAGAAGAAGAAATTTTAATAGTAAAAGCGCAAAACTCGCAAGAACCGGAGCAAGTCGCAACGATAGAAGATATTTTAAACCTGCAAAAACAGTTAAACAACATTCATATGGATGAAGAACTTTTAAAATATATCGCCAAAATAACTCACGCAACAAGAGAACCTCAAAAATACGGTGTAGAAACCGCAGAATATATAGAATACGGAGCAAGTCCGAGAGCCACGATAGCCATGTACAACTGCTCCAAAGCATACGCCATGATACAAAATAAAGACTATGTAACCCCGCTTGATATTATAAAAGTGGCAAAAGACGTTTTAAGACACAGAATTATTTTAAATTATAAAGCGGAAATCGACGAAGTAACAGTAGATAAAGTAATCAACGACGTAATCAAGGCGATTGACATACCATGA
- a CDS encoding glycine zipper 2TM domain-containing protein yields MRKIILAIGLGGLLFTGCTQMYNSNEVALSDVNVMYTYKTGKVESVKKVIIKDDGSGVMTGAVAGTVLGSLFGNGKGNVLTTLIGGLTGAYVGYQADKANGEELYIRLDDGRNIVAIVKGVNIQPGDRVRVVLDGNRIIRVERI; encoded by the coding sequence ATGAGAAAAATTATATTGGCGATCGGACTTGGAGGATTACTTTTTACGGGGTGTACTCAAATGTACAATTCAAATGAAGTGGCTCTTAGTGATGTAAATGTTATGTATACGTATAAAACCGGTAAAGTGGAAAGTGTAAAAAAAGTCATTATTAAAGACGATGGCAGCGGAGTTATGACGGGGGCAGTTGCGGGTACGGTACTTGGAAGTCTTTTCGGTAACGGAAAGGGTAACGTATTAACGACTCTTATAGGCGGATTGACCGGGGCATATGTAGGGTATCAGGCGGATAAAGCCAATGGAGAGGAACTTTATATTAGACTTGATGACGGAAGAAATATCGTAGCTATAGTAAAAGGCGTGAATATTCAGCCTGGCGACAGGGTGAGAGTAGTGTTAGACGGCAACAGAATTATAAGAGTTGAGAGAATATGA
- a CDS encoding PD-(D/E)XK nuclease family protein, with product MILKVFSTKREIREFVKNHNNRFLPKLTTIGEFLDKCIIVKNSSLIDNDLKKIYLYKALEKINIEKLGLKKDFLNFFKNSEFVLSFFNEIFLEKRRIEDIELADTYLEYAEHLEVLKNLYYEYKSLLQKDGLYDKTTMDDYEINEKFFKDLSRVEIFLSGYLPKLDLEIIKNIPVEVEINFRVTPFNKTLISKMFGDFKEGEYRFDLHKNNVIEYKPLNTPKNIETEHFSSRINEASFVFASIEEMIQEGIKPENIAVILPDESFSEYLRVLDIHNNLNFAMGDSFVKSDIYILLEAIYKYLSEKDEVSFKKAKEKIKEFEKINDFNEILNFVLKNSNMKDRKLLDEEIYKISRLNELKNFSKEEILHFLLERFKNLTFDDVAGGKVTVMGVLESRGMKYEGAVIVDFNDEYVPNVSDKDYFLNSIIRKNALLPTRKDKESLQKNYYYNILLNAKKVKIAYVKNEEKEPSRFLYELGLSFGENRDEYYSEAVYKISKPNFYEYNERFEKPEILTPTKLKTLLECPMKYYFSYVLNIKNDDEKEYFGSKLHNVLQEVLKQKPRSPEDYYNRIMQKLLSNVSKKEYFEIKSNWDEKIKQFAYRDFEELSDKVYTEVSLPNKKYKNFLLQARADRIIGNKIYDYKTSSKQDYLKDLTQAEFYKYLMPDAEIYFWDINTSQLIKVDPAIKKLEEKIDSIEYITKRAEEKDKCKYCEYKFACLHFES from the coding sequence ATGATTTTAAAAGTTTTCAGCACCAAAAGAGAAATCAGAGAATTCGTAAAAAACCACAATAACCGGTTTTTACCGAAATTAACAACAATAGGGGAATTTTTAGACAAATGTATAATAGTTAAAAACTCTTCTTTGATTGATAACGATTTAAAAAAGATTTATCTATATAAAGCGCTTGAAAAAATAAATATAGAAAAATTGGGACTTAAGAAAGACTTTTTGAATTTTTTTAAAAACAGCGAGTTTGTACTTTCTTTTTTTAACGAAATATTTTTGGAAAAAAGAAGAATTGAAGATATTGAGCTTGCCGATACGTATCTGGAATATGCAGAGCACTTGGAAGTTTTGAAAAATCTTTATTATGAATATAAATCGCTTCTTCAAAAGGATGGTTTGTATGATAAAACCACAATGGATGATTATGAAATAAACGAGAAATTTTTTAAAGATTTAAGCAGGGTTGAAATATTTTTAAGCGGGTATTTGCCCAAGCTTGATTTGGAGATTATAAAGAATATTCCTGTTGAGGTTGAAATAAATTTTAGGGTTACACCTTTTAATAAAACACTTATTTCAAAAATGTTCGGTGATTTTAAAGAGGGTGAATACAGGTTTGATCTGCATAAAAACAATGTGATTGAATATAAACCTTTGAATACTCCGAAAAATATAGAAACAGAGCATTTTTCCAGCAGGATAAACGAAGCTTCTTTTGTGTTTGCGAGTATTGAAGAGATGATACAAGAGGGCATAAAACCTGAAAATATTGCGGTTATTTTGCCGGATGAGAGTTTTAGCGAATATTTGAGGGTTTTGGATATTCATAATAATCTCAATTTCGCTATGGGTGATAGCTTTGTCAAATCGGATATTTATATATTGCTTGAGGCTATTTATAAGTATCTGAGTGAAAAAGACGAAGTTTCTTTTAAAAAAGCAAAAGAAAAAATAAAAGAATTTGAAAAAATTAACGACTTTAATGAAATATTAAACTTCGTGCTTAAAAACTCAAATATGAAAGATAGAAAACTGTTAGACGAAGAAATATATAAAATCTCAAGGTTAAACGAGCTTAAAAATTTTTCAAAAGAAGAGATACTCCATTTTCTGCTTGAAAGATTTAAAAATCTGACGTTTGACGACGTAGCTGGTGGAAAAGTTACCGTTATGGGTGTGCTTGAGAGCAGGGGAATGAAATACGAAGGTGCGGTTATTGTTGATTTTAACGACGAGTATGTTCCGAATGTAAGCGATAAAGATTACTTTTTAAATTCTATAATCAGAAAAAACGCATTGCTTCCTACAAGAAAAGACAAAGAATCTTTGCAAAAAAACTATTATTACAATATTTTGCTAAACGCTAAAAAAGTAAAAATTGCGTATGTTAAAAACGAGGAAAAGGAACCGAGCAGGTTTTTATATGAACTGGGGCTAAGCTTCGGTGAGAACAGGGATGAATACTATAGCGAAGCCGTATATAAAATATCAAAACCAAACTTTTACGAATATAATGAAAGATTTGAAAAGCCTGAAATTTTAACACCTACCAAATTAAAAACACTGCTTGAGTGTCCGATGAAATATTATTTTTCATATGTTTTGAATATTAAAAACGACGATGAAAAAGAGTATTTCGGAAGTAAGCTGCATAACGTATTGCAGGAAGTTTTAAAGCAAAAACCGAGATCTCCCGAAGATTATTACAACCGAATAATGCAAAAACTACTCAGTAACGTTTCCAAAAAAGAGTATTTCGAAATAAAATCAAACTGGGATGAAAAAATTAAACAGTTTGCCTACAGGGATTTTGAAGAACTGAGTGATAAAGTTTATACGGAGGTTTCTCTGCCGAATAAGAAATACAAAAACTTCTTACTCCAAGCAAGGGCAGACAGAATTATAGGCAATAAAATATATGATTATAAAACATCATCAAAACAAGATTATTTAAAAGATTTAACTCAAGCCGAGTTTTATAAATACCTGATGCCTGATGCCGAAATTTATTTTTGGGATATAAATACATCTCAGCTTATAAAAGTGGATCCCGCTATTAAAAAACTTGAAGAAAAAATAGATTCGATTGAATATATTACAAAAAGAGCGGAAGAGAAAGATAAGTGTAAATATTGTGAATACAAGTTTGCGTGTTTACACTTTGAATCTTGA
- a CDS encoding methyl-accepting chemotaxis protein, with protein MHSIIKDFNVKLLGINILTSFILLLYTYFTAPNEFLSTAAEHLIIAIVIQTAAYYLLKYYVIAPIEEYISISKELSEGDGDLTKQIQIKQQNEIKLAADYINKFINNVREVIIDIKKSSNIVSKNTKELETIIKNLKETIHQTDIEAGEISKISDTLSKHLDKTEASVASTTNTLIKTAEFLESFSNSLIETTNEIIQINSKEKELNELLHNLNSQTEEIKNVLKIISSITEQTELLALNAAIEAARAGEHGRGFAVVADEVRKLAEESANSLVNIETIIKNITQTIDLTSNEINKNSEKMNILASHTNNIKEQLEQILKMNKDNISFAKDATKNVTIMAFEAKQLMTHTEKLTDISTKNVSIANSITKITQMLKDTFEKLQKEVSRFKV; from the coding sequence ATGCATTCGATCATAAAAGATTTTAATGTCAAATTATTAGGCATAAATATATTAACAAGTTTTATATTATTACTATATACATATTTTACGGCTCCAAATGAATTTTTATCAACTGCTGCAGAACATTTAATTATTGCAATAGTAATACAAACCGCAGCTTATTATCTATTAAAATATTATGTAATTGCTCCAATCGAAGAGTACATTTCAATTTCAAAAGAATTAAGCGAAGGTGACGGGGATTTAACAAAACAAATACAAATAAAACAACAAAATGAAATAAAACTTGCTGCGGATTATATTAATAAATTTATCAATAATGTAAGAGAAGTTATAATTGATATTAAAAAATCAAGCAATATTGTCTCGAAAAACACTAAAGAACTTGAAACAATTATTAAAAACCTTAAAGAAACAATTCATCAAACAGATATTGAAGCCGGAGAAATTTCCAAAATATCTGATACTCTTTCAAAACATTTGGACAAAACCGAGGCTTCAGTTGCATCAACAACAAACACTTTGATTAAAACTGCGGAATTTTTAGAAAGTTTTAGTAACTCTTTAATAGAAACAACAAACGAAATCATTCAAATAAACTCGAAAGAAAAAGAATTAAATGAGCTGCTACACAATCTAAACTCACAAACTGAAGAAATTAAAAATGTTTTAAAAATCATCTCAAGCATAACAGAACAAACTGAACTTTTAGCATTAAACGCAGCAATTGAAGCGGCACGTGCAGGTGAACATGGGAGAGGTTTTGCCGTAGTTGCGGATGAAGTTAGAAAGCTTGCGGAAGAAAGTGCCAATTCACTGGTAAATATAGAAACAATCATTAAAAATATTACCCAAACAATAGATTTAACATCCAATGAAATTAATAAAAATTCCGAAAAAATGAATATATTAGCTTCTCATACAAACAATATTAAAGAACAGCTTGAACAAATTTTAAAAATGAATAAAGACAATATTTCTTTCGCCAAAGACGCTACCAAAAATGTAACTATTATGGCTTTTGAAGCAAAACAGCTTATGACACATACGGAAAAACTTACCGATATATCAACTAAGAATGTCTCTATCGCCAATTCTATTACTAAAATTACACAAATGCTCAAAGACACTTTCGAAAAACTTCAAAAAGAAGTTTCAAGATTCAAAGTGTAA
- a CDS encoding response regulator: protein MKIAILDDSKTFLSYIGKMLKKLDLDEIYTFTKSKDFYDFISENTNIDAVFIDYHLEETDGFDVLENIKQTLPNTYKIMITSDSSLELKEKALNLGFDTFLEKNIAFADLQALINMIKTLRKYIKKEIEKKEAFKKILSYKEYQEKIIHQKQNKIMKNELEMFFDENFLFETYFKPKDLLTGDTVYTKKISKNEYFIGLIDAMGKGLGASLTSFNALSFLKHSINKAVEYNDFNFEKLNKDFINYVKTILLENEILSATLVYIQNGKMHYANFGNPPILTSSAILGANNYPIRYSTEDIQIDTVKMENKILISSDGIFESPYDETIYFKRLKEIFPKITFLKEIMEDFYAKSKQIDDTCLVFITKENKNFQTIFEDKLLLQKEQIDNFLQKLYIQNIPNIEQIHLILHEILTNTYEHAVLEVGNKENINETNDFSKKFDEKRKIFAKIKLSKNEKWLKIEYQDDSEGFDVQKIKDAYYKKYHGRGIKIIKHLSYGLFFNEKGTSIKIFLKA, encoded by the coding sequence ATGAAAATTGCCATCTTAGACGACAGTAAAACGTTTTTAAGTTATATCGGTAAAATGTTAAAAAAATTGGATTTAGATGAGATATATACTTTCACAAAATCTAAAGATTTTTATGATTTTATTTCTGAAAACACCAACATAGATGCCGTTTTTATTGATTACCATTTAGAAGAAACAGATGGCTTTGACGTGCTTGAAAATATCAAACAAACTCTTCCAAACACATATAAAATAATGATTACCTCCGATTCTTCTTTGGAATTAAAAGAAAAAGCTTTGAATTTAGGTTTTGATACTTTTTTAGAAAAAAACATTGCTTTTGCCGATTTGCAGGCATTGATAAACATGATAAAAACCTTACGTAAATATATAAAAAAAGAGATAGAAAAAAAAGAAGCTTTTAAAAAAATACTAAGCTATAAAGAATATCAGGAAAAAATAATTCACCAAAAACAAAACAAAATAATGAAAAACGAACTTGAAATGTTTTTTGATGAAAATTTTTTATTTGAAACATATTTTAAACCAAAAGACTTGCTAACCGGAGATACTGTATACACTAAAAAGATATCGAAAAACGAATATTTTATAGGACTTATAGACGCTATGGGCAAAGGTTTGGGAGCTTCACTCACATCGTTTAACGCACTGTCATTTTTAAAACATTCTATCAATAAAGCTGTGGAATACAATGATTTTAATTTTGAGAAACTAAATAAGGATTTTATTAATTATGTAAAAACAATTTTATTGGAAAACGAAATTTTATCAGCAACACTCGTATATATTCAAAACGGGAAAATGCATTATGCAAATTTTGGAAACCCTCCCATTTTAACATCCTCCGCAATTTTGGGAGCGAATAATTACCCTATAAGATATTCAACTGAAGATATTCAAATCGATACCGTAAAAATGGAAAATAAAATTTTAATATCGAGCGACGGAATATTTGAATCCCCTTATGATGAAACGATTTATTTTAAAAGGTTAAAAGAAATTTTTCCAAAAATAACCTTTCTAAAAGAAATAATGGAAGATTTTTATGCAAAATCAAAACAAATAGATGACACATGTCTTGTGTTCATTACCAAAGAAAACAAAAACTTCCAAACAATTTTTGAAGACAAGTTGTTACTTCAAAAAGAACAAATAGATAATTTTTTACAAAAGCTTTATATTCAAAACATTCCTAACATAGAACAAATACATTTAATTTTACACGAAATTCTTACCAATACATACGAACACGCCGTACTTGAAGTGGGTAACAAAGAAAATATTAATGAGACGAATGACTTTTCAAAAAAATTTGATGAAAAAAGAAAAATTTTCGCTAAAATTAAATTAAGCAAAAATGAAAAATGGCTTAAAATTGAATATCAAGACGACTCGGAAGGTTTTGATGTTCAAAAAATAAAAGACGCTTATTACAAAAAATACCATGGGAGAGGTATCAAAATAATAAAACATCTCTCATATGGTTTGTTTTTTAATGAAAAAGGGACTTCTATCAAAATTTTCTTAAAGGCTTAA
- a CDS encoding transposase, which produces MARKPRVNDPGFYHIVNRGVNGAEIFNEKEDFFKFMELMLKTKYDYKVIFHAFTILPNHYHILLETTLPNLSEAMRFLNSAYAAWYNYKTGRVGHLWKGRFESYMMFDDNHSWKVIKYIERNALALGLVDDIKDYDYQSLALRLKKNKFNDIIQGSMIFQKPLEEYIEWLNKPLEKFELEEIYNEPRIIKVDGELKVIRKKISDFFEEYDEKKDAILAAKEAGYKYTEIARYLGVSSGYINKILKSEK; this is translated from the coding sequence ATGGCAAGAAAACCAAGAGTAAACGATCCCGGGTTTTATCATATAGTAAACAGAGGTGTAAACGGAGCGGAAATTTTTAATGAAAAAGAGGATTTTTTCAAATTTATGGAGCTGATGCTTAAAACGAAATATGATTATAAAGTGATTTTTCACGCATTTACAATTCTTCCTAATCATTATCATATTCTGCTTGAGACGACACTTCCGAATCTTAGTGAAGCAATGAGGTTTTTAAATTCCGCATATGCTGCATGGTATAACTATAAAACGGGAAGAGTGGGGCATTTATGGAAAGGAAGATTTGAGAGTTATATGATGTTTGACGACAATCACAGCTGGAAAGTTATTAAATATATCGAAAGAAACGCTTTGGCTTTGGGGCTTGTGGATGATATAAAAGATTATGATTATCAATCTCTTGCTCTCAGACTTAAAAAGAATAAATTTAACGACATTATACAGGGCAGTATGATTTTCCAAAAGCCACTTGAAGAGTATATAGAATGGCTTAATAAACCTCTTGAAAAGTTTGAACTTGAAGAGATATACAATGAACCGAGAATTATTAAAGTTGACGGCGAGCTTAAAGTAATACGTAAAAAAATAAGTGACTTTTTTGAAGAGTACGATGAGAAAAAAGATGCTATCTTAGCCGCTAAGGAAGCAGGATACAAATATACTGAAATTGCAAGATATTTAGGTGTAAGCAGCGGATATATAAATAAAATATTAAAAAGTGAAAAATAA
- the gap gene encoding type I glyceraldehyde-3-phosphate dehydrogenase translates to MSKKRVAINGLGRIGKMVLWHYVETKPENIEIVVANGGSGTPEDLAYMLKFDSVHGKFPASVEYTDNSLIVDGKEIAIVSERDPAKLPWKEMNIDIVLEATGKFTKRDDAAKHIEAGAKKVIITAPGKEVDKTIVLGVNHDEYDPANHHVISNASCTTNSLAPAMKVLEEVFGVESALITTVHSYTSSQVTIDRKKPGKHRRGRAAAVNIIPTTTGAAKATTEVIPALKGKMNAMALRVPTPDGAVTDISVVLKKEASAEEINKAFEDYANNQLKGVLEITYDEVVSTDILGNPHSSIIDGLSTMVVDGNKAKILAWYDNEFGYARRVLELAQMVAEKL, encoded by the coding sequence ATGTCTAAAAAAAGAGTTGCGATAAACGGCCTTGGTAGAATCGGTAAAATGGTTTTATGGCATTATGTAGAAACTAAACCTGAAAACATCGAAATAGTAGTGGCAAACGGTGGTAGCGGAACCCCTGAAGATTTGGCTTACATGCTAAAATTCGACTCAGTACATGGTAAATTTCCAGCAAGTGTGGAATATACCGATAACTCATTAATAGTTGACGGTAAAGAAATAGCGATTGTCAGCGAAAGAGACCCTGCTAAACTTCCATGGAAAGAGATGAATATAGACATCGTTCTTGAAGCTACCGGTAAATTTACTAAAAGAGACGATGCAGCGAAACACATTGAAGCAGGAGCAAAAAAAGTAATTATCACGGCTCCCGGAAAAGAAGTTGATAAAACTATCGTTCTTGGTGTAAACCATGACGAATACGATCCTGCCAACCATCACGTAATTTCAAATGCATCATGTACAACAAACTCACTTGCACCTGCAATGAAAGTGCTTGAAGAAGTTTTCGGAGTTGAGAGCGCACTAATTACAACAGTTCATTCATATACTTCAAGCCAGGTTACAATCGACAGAAAAAAACCTGGCAAACACAGAAGAGGAAGAGCTGCAGCGGTTAACATCATTCCGACTACAACAGGTGCGGCAAAAGCTACTACGGAAGTAATACCTGCACTTAAAGGTAAAATGAACGCAATGGCTCTAAGAGTCCCTACACCTGACGGAGCGGTTACGGATATATCTGTCGTACTTAAAAAAGAAGCAAGTGCGGAAGAAATCAACAAAGCATTTGAAGATTACGCAAACAACCAATTAAAAGGCGTTTTGGAAATTACATACGACGAAGTAGTATCAACTGATATTTTAGGAAATCCTCATTCAAGTATTATAGACGGTCTTTCAACAATGGTTGTAGACGGTAACAAAGCAAAAATACTTGCATGGTATGATAACGAATTCGGATATGCCAGAAGAGTTTTAGAACTTGCTCAAATGGTAGCTGAAAAACTATAA
- a CDS encoding thioredoxin domain-containing protein, producing the protein MKFIIVFLLGVLTMANHLKLSDSPYLLQHADNPVDWYPWGDEAFEKAKKENRLIFLSIGYSTCHWCHVMERESFENEEIADILNKYFVSIKVDREEHPDIDKKYQKIYQIMHNRAGGWPLTIIMTPKGDVFYSATYIPPHFSQLGPGLKEILASIVNDWQNNPQKIENIAENLKEYLKNSKSFEKVKISDDILEKVISEALKSFDMKYGGMKGAPKFPMESSLDLLIDVYELSGNAHVLDLLNITFEKMAKGGIFDQVEGGFYRYSTDAKWEVPHFEKMLYNNANLPYEYLRMYEITENPLYREAAFRSLDEMIKRYRDENFLFFSASNAESEGKEGAYFVYTYEEVKNAFKNLENAQELMEYFGIKKYGNFNSKNNPTLNGEKPENYKKALKILREIRSKREFPFIDTKKITAWNAMMVSALLKAGCLDEKYKTEGFKTLDELIEKMYINNTLYHSYNKNENAKTKALLEDYAYLVNALIDAYEQSFDENYLYFAKDLINDAKEKFYKNRWYMNSSKDIEADFSDSAYASSLSVLAVDYIRLATLTYDIGLFEKGKEIIDSGSYFIQKYPLYYPTITKAYFMQHYGTYVISMSEPECVNWEYPYIEIKKGENYELCSVEKCIIKTDKLNKIKDIIKKR; encoded by the coding sequence ATGAAATTTATAATAGTTTTTTTATTAGGAGTATTAACAATGGCAAATCATTTGAAACTTAGCGACAGTCCGTACCTTTTACAGCATGCCGACAATCCCGTAGACTGGTATCCGTGGGGTGATGAAGCGTTTGAAAAAGCGAAAAAAGAAAACAGGCTTATATTTTTATCTATTGGATATTCTACATGCCACTGGTGCCATGTAATGGAGAGGGAGAGTTTTGAAAATGAAGAAATTGCGGATATTCTAAACAAATATTTCGTAAGTATAAAAGTAGACAGGGAAGAACATCCCGACATTGACAAAAAATACCAAAAGATCTATCAGATTATGCACAATCGTGCCGGAGGCTGGCCTCTTACTATTATAATGACTCCAAAAGGGGATGTGTTTTATTCGGCTACGTATATTCCTCCGCATTTTTCACAGTTGGGTCCGGGACTTAAAGAGATACTTGCTTCAATAGTAAACGATTGGCAAAACAATCCTCAAAAAATTGAAAATATTGCCGAAAATTTAAAAGAGTATTTAAAAAACTCAAAAAGTTTTGAAAAAGTAAAAATATCTGACGACATACTCGAAAAAGTAATCTCAGAGGCGCTTAAAAGTTTTGATATGAAATACGGAGGTATGAAAGGAGCTCCGAAATTCCCTATGGAGAGCAGTCTGGATCTTTTGATCGACGTGTATGAATTAAGCGGTAATGCTCATGTTTTGGATCTTTTAAATATTACGTTTGAAAAAATGGCAAAAGGAGGGATTTTTGATCAGGTAGAAGGCGGATTTTACAGATATTCGACCGACGCAAAATGGGAAGTGCCTCATTTTGAAAAGATGCTTTACAACAACGCAAACCTTCCGTATGAGTATTTAAGAATGTATGAAATTACCGAAAATCCTCTTTACAGGGAAGCGGCTTTCAGAAGTCTTGATGAAATGATCAAAAGATACAGGGATGAAAATTTCCTTTTTTTCAGTGCGAGCAATGCGGAGAGTGAAGGAAAAGAGGGGGCGTATTTCGTCTATACGTACGAGGAGGTTAAAAATGCGTTTAAAAATCTTGAAAACGCCCAAGAGCTTATGGAATATTTCGGTATTAAAAAATACGGTAATTTCAATTCTAAAAACAACCCGACTTTAAACGGAGAAAAACCCGAAAATTACAAAAAAGCGTTAAAAATTCTGCGCGAAATCAGAAGCAAAAGGGAGTTTCCTTTTATAGACACCAAAAAAATAACGGCATGGAACGCAATGATGGTAAGCGCCCTTTTAAAAGCGGGGTGCTTGGATGAAAAGTATAAAACAGAAGGCTTTAAAACACTTGATGAGTTAATTGAAAAAATGTATATAAACAATACGCTTTATCACTCCTACAACAAAAACGAAAACGCCAAAACAAAAGCTCTTCTTGAAGATTACGCATATCTTGTAAATGCTTTAATTGATGCATATGAGCAAAGCTTTGATGAAAATTATCTGTATTTTGCAAAAGATCTGATTAATGATGCTAAAGAGAAGTTTTATAAAAACAGATGGTATATGAACTCGTCAAAAGATATAGAAGCGGATTTCAGTGACAGCGCTTATGCTTCATCGTTAAGTGTTTTGGCGGTTGATTATATCAGACTTGCAACGCTTACGTATGATATCGGTTTGTTTGAAAAGGGAAAAGAAATTATTGACTCGGGAAGTTATTTTATCCAGAAATATCCTCTTTATTATCCGACAATAACCAAGGCGTATTTTATGCAACATTACGGTACATATGTAATAAGTATGAGTGAACCTGAATGTGTAAATTGGGAATATCCGTATATTGAAATTAAAAAGGGTGAAAATTATGAGCTTTGCAGTGTTGAAAAATGCATTATAAAAACTGATAAATTAAATAAAATCAAAGATATTATCAAAAAAAGATAA